A stretch of Faecalibacterium duncaniae DNA encodes these proteins:
- the pulA gene encoding type I pullulanase has translation MEPRTPAEWKTLFESEAFARQTEYYGPLGVEYTPAGTHLRLWAPTAKQAAVNLYRRGTGGACVGTLPLQQQDKGVWSIYLPGDQHGKYYDFTLTTPFGTCNAADPYARSAGVNGVRSMIFDPARVDPQGWERDVRPVIPPARRSVWEVSVRDFSQDPASGVHTAWRGKFLAFTQQGTTLSSDGIHPTCLNYLKRLGVSYVQLMPIFDFGSVDESRPLTRQYNWGYDPTNFNVPEGSYSTDPTRGEVRVRECKQMIAALHAAGIGVVMDVVYNHMYRSDNALNRVVPLYYFRQNDDGSLSNGSGCGNEFASERPMARRYLIDSVLYWAREYHIDGFRFDLMGLYDVETMNLLRAELDKLPGGRDILMYGEPWQGGCSALHRYEANKNNLNMLNERIGIFCDNTRDAIKGGCFDAREPGYVEGKSGSFWDIGASVAAWCRSEKLPPHAPGQIISYVSAHDNFTLWDKLLMVRYARPEFAAVDKTALAQNRLAAGIYLTSMGLPFWQAGEEFARTKKGQGNSYRSSPALNRLDWHRAEQFHSLVDYYRGLIGLRAAFPRLGALDKASPAAIEFFPLEQPLVGWRLPAQWGDGAAWSALCVYYNPTETAQVVTLPGGSWKLLSDGISSSLWRGSSRICTGQTVLLPLSATVFGQV, from the coding sequence ATGGAGCCAAGAACACCTGCTGAATGGAAGACGCTGTTTGAGAGCGAAGCCTTTGCCCGCCAGACGGAATACTACGGCCCGCTGGGGGTGGAGTATACCCCCGCCGGGACACACCTGCGCCTGTGGGCTCCCACGGCAAAACAGGCAGCAGTGAACCTGTACCGCCGGGGCACCGGCGGGGCCTGTGTGGGCACCCTGCCCCTGCAGCAGCAGGACAAGGGTGTGTGGAGCATCTATCTGCCCGGCGACCAGCACGGAAAATACTACGATTTCACCCTTACCACCCCGTTTGGCACCTGCAATGCAGCGGACCCTTACGCCCGCTCGGCAGGGGTGAACGGGGTGCGCAGCATGATCTTTGACCCGGCCCGGGTAGACCCGCAGGGCTGGGAGCGGGATGTGCGGCCGGTGATCCCACCGGCCCGCCGCAGCGTTTGGGAGGTCAGCGTCCGGGATTTCTCGCAGGACCCGGCCAGCGGTGTGCACACAGCCTGGCGGGGCAAATTTCTGGCCTTTACCCAGCAGGGCACGACCCTGAGCAGCGACGGCATCCACCCTACCTGCCTGAATTACCTCAAGCGGCTGGGGGTGAGCTATGTCCAGCTCATGCCAATCTTCGATTTTGGCAGCGTGGATGAGAGCCGCCCCCTGACCCGGCAGTATAACTGGGGCTACGACCCCACCAACTTCAATGTGCCCGAGGGCAGCTACTCCACCGACCCCACCCGGGGTGAGGTGCGGGTGCGGGAGTGCAAGCAGATGATCGCGGCCCTCCATGCGGCGGGCATCGGCGTTGTAATGGACGTGGTGTATAACCACATGTATCGTTCCGATAATGCGCTGAACCGGGTGGTGCCCCTCTACTACTTCCGCCAGAACGACGACGGTTCCCTCTCCAACGGCAGCGGCTGCGGCAACGAGTTTGCCTCCGAGCGGCCCATGGCCCGGCGCTATCTCATTGATTCGGTGCTCTACTGGGCACGGGAATATCACATCGACGGCTTCCGGTTTGACCTGATGGGCCTGTATGACGTGGAGACCATGAATCTCCTCCGGGCTGAACTGGACAAGCTGCCCGGCGGGCGGGATATCCTGATGTACGGTGAGCCGTGGCAGGGCGGCTGCAGCGCCCTGCACCGGTACGAGGCCAACAAGAACAACCTGAACATGCTGAACGAGCGCATCGGCATCTTTTGCGACAACACCCGGGATGCCATCAAGGGCGGCTGCTTCGATGCCCGGGAGCCGGGCTATGTGGAGGGCAAGTCCGGGAGTTTCTGGGATATCGGTGCTTCGGTGGCGGCGTGGTGCCGCAGTGAGAAGCTGCCGCCTCACGCCCCGGGGCAGATCATCAGCTACGTTTCGGCCCACGACAACTTCACCCTGTGGGATAAGCTCCTGATGGTGCGCTATGCCCGCCCGGAGTTTGCCGCTGTGGACAAGACCGCGCTGGCCCAGAACCGGCTGGCAGCGGGCATCTACCTGACCAGCATGGGTCTGCCTTTCTGGCAGGCAGGCGAGGAGTTTGCCCGCACCAAGAAGGGGCAGGGCAACAGCTACCGCTCCAGCCCGGCCCTCAACCGGCTGGACTGGCACCGGGCCGAACAGTTCCACAGCCTTGTGGATTACTACCGCGGGCTCATTGGTCTGCGGGCGGCGTTCCCCCGGCTGGGCGCGCTGGACAAGGCCAGCCCTGCCGCCATCGAGTTCTTCCCGCTGGAACAGCCTCTTGTGGGCTGGCGGCTCCCCGCCCAGTGGGGCGACGGCGCGGCATGGAGCGCCCTGTGCGTCTACTATAACCCCACCGAGACGGCGCAGGTCGTCACCTTGCCCGGCGGCAGCTGGAAGTTGCTG